The Anopheles coluzzii chromosome 2, AcolN3, whole genome shotgun sequence genome window below encodes:
- the LOC120951047 gene encoding serine/threonine-protein kinase VRK1, which translates to MSRRKPGPADAGGAKRPKRANNLYTRPEKIPLGTVLTDALNVPWKVGPSIGAGGFGEIYCAYCFTHAAPKTVADYPNVVKIEPHENGPLFVETHFYRKICKVDDIERYRKLRKLKHLGMPQYLASGSHTLNGVKHRFLVIPRFGASLQSVYVQNGNCLPLATVCRAAMQMLDVLEYIHSNQYVHADLKGDNILFGMGDRGRERLYLVDFGMASRFVVEDQFKPDPRKKHNGTIEYTSRDAHQGVMTMRGDLEILAYNMIEWAGGSLPWKEDKLLKDCNKVQQMKEEGMGDVAGLLKRSFRKHAAVPKVLQPFLEFVHGMRYNETPKYTACTKIFEKALKTLGASNTGVLEVSIANSTNVNDSSGPMNKTKGKKRRTLDTSVSNGLADTVPNTPEYDDEHSDRARTPKRNQRSAVLSPSLVKQTKGRTTNRSHAVVADTVPNTPEDDDEDSPVLSQRAKRRMDRADASAIAAAAASPRVKKPLLPNPRKMALPDTEPNTQYDEEDDEQDEELSRALSKVRRNPKKEPMEPPRGGGKAHGAKVAVEENRSTRRKEKTVTVVQSASAQGINIRIETPRKKRTRNADTSQSPQEITIQLTLNANVSVNARGKKNGAVVISAAQQNMSLESSRNDESLEASQDVIDISSATEDNNVSRSLFDDY; encoded by the exons ATGTCCCGCCGGAAACCAGGGCCGGCTGATGCGGGCGGTGCCAAGCGCCCGAAGCGTGCCAACAATCTGTACACCCGGCCGGAGAAGATCCCGCTCGGGACGGTTCTAACCGATGCGCTCAACGTACCGTGGAAGGTGGGACCATCGATCGGTGCCGGCGGGTTCGGGGAGATTTACTGCGCATACTGCTTCACCCATGCTGCCCCTAAAACGGTCGCCGATTATCCCAACGTTGTGAAGATC GAACCGCATGAGAATGGGCCACTGTTTGTCGAGACTCACTTCTACCGCAAAATATGCAAGGTGGACGACATCGAACGGTACCGGAAGCTGCGCAAGCTGAAGCACCTTGGCATGCCGCAGTACCTTGCCAGTGGATCGCACACGCTGAACGGTGTCAAGCATCGGTTTCTGGTGATTCCCCGGTTCGGTGCCAGCTTGCAGTCGGTTTACGTACAGAACGGCAACTGTCTGCCGCTGGCGACTGTTTGCCGCGCTGCGATGCAGATGCTGGACGTGCTGGAGTACATCCACTCGAACCAGTACGTGCACGCGGATCTGAAGGGCGACAACATTCTGTTCGGGATGGGTGATCGTGGCCGGGAGCGGCTGTATCTGGTAGATTTCGGCATGGCGAGCCGGTTCGTGGTGGAGGATCAGTTCAAGCCGGACCCGCGCAAGAAGCACAACGGTACGATCGAGTACACGTCGCGTGACGCACACCAGGGCGTGATGACGATGCGGGGTGATCTGGAGATATTGGCCTACAATATGATCGAGTGGGCCGGGGGCAGTTTGCCCTGGAAGGAGGACAAGCTGCTGAAGGATTGCAACAAGGTGCAGCAGATGAAGGAGGAAGGTATGGGCGATGTGGCTGGTTTGCTGAAGCGTAGCTTCCGGAAGCATGCGGCAGTGCCGAAGGTGTTGCAGCCGTTTCTGGAATTTGTGCACGGGATGCGCTACAACGAAACGCCCAAGTACACCGCTTGTACTAAAATATTCGAAAAGGCACTCAAAACGCTGGGAGCATCGAATACGGGCGTGCTGGAGGTAAGCATTGCTAACAGCACGAACGTGAACGATTCCTCGGGACCGATGAACAAAACGAAGGGAAAGAAACGCCGGACACTGGACACCTCGGTATCGAACGGGCTGGCCGACACGGTACCGAACACGCCGGAATACGACGACGAGCACAGCGACAGAGCGCGCACCCCGAAACGAAATCAAAGGTCAGCCGTACTAAGTCCTTCGCTGGTAAAGCAAACGAAAGGGCGCACTACGAACCGATCGCACGCGGTGGTAGCGGACACGGTGCCCAACACGCCGGAGGACGATGATGAAGATTCGCCCGTGCTCTCGCAAAGAGCTAAGCgcagaatggaccgtgccgatGCGTCTGCcattgctgctgcggctgcatCACCAAGGGTGAAAAAACCTCTCCTGCCTAACCCACGGAAAATGGCTTTGCCTGACACGGAGCCAAACACTCAGTACGATGAGGAGGACGACGAGCAGGACGAAGAGCTTTCCCGTGCCCTATCGAAAGTGAGACGAAACCCGAAGAAGGAACCAATGGAACCACCGCGTGGAGGAGGGAAGGCGCACGGTGCAAAGGTAGCTGTCGAAGAAAATCGATCCACCCGGCGCAAGGAGAAAACGGTCACGGTGGTACAGAGTGCGTCAGCGCAGGGTATAAACATACGCATCGAAACGCCAAGAAAGAAGCGCACGCGAAATGCCGATACTTCCCAGTCGCCCCAGGAAATCACCATCCAGCTGACGCTGAACGCAAACGTGTCGGTCAATGCGCGGGGCAAGAAGAATGGCGCCGTTGTGATTAGTGCGGCCCAGCAGAACATGTCGCTGGAGTCGAGCAGGAATGACGAATCGCTGGAAGCATCGCAGGATGTTATCGATATCTCGTCGGCCACCGAGGACAACAACGTATCGCGAAGTTTGTTTGATGATTATTGA